A region from the Dinoroseobacter shibae DFL 12 = DSM 16493 genome encodes:
- a CDS encoding DUF1127 domain-containing protein: MAVFDTSRPHVLFPRAEGFFSSLFGSVIAWNDARVIRNELNRLSDRELDDIGLARGDIEEVARKR; this comes from the coding sequence ATGGCAGTCTTCGACACTTCCCGCCCGCACGTCCTGTTCCCCCGCGCCGAGGGCTTCTTTTCGAGCCTGTTCGGCTCCGTGATTGCCTGGAACGATGCCCGGGTCATCCGGAACGAGCTCAACCGCCTGTCGGACCGGGAGCTTGACGATATCGGTCTCGCGCGCGGCGACATCGAGGAAGTCGCCCGCAAACGCTGA